The following DNA comes from Candidatus Nitrosotalea okcheonensis.
GGCTACATTAAATATTCCACCCACTGCATTTTTGGATTCCATGGCCAAAAGATTTGCCTGAACTATATCTTTGACATTAACAAAATCTCTTGTTTGTTTGCCGTCTCCATGCACAGTGGGCGTTTGCCGTCGCAATAACTGGTTTGTAAAGATTGTTATGACGCCGCTATAATCGTTCATTATTTGTCGTGCACCGTACACGTTAAAGTACCGAAGAGCTACGGTTTCAAGACCATATGATGCGCTATACGCATCAAGATAATTTTCAACAGATAGTTTGGATGCACCATAAGGAGAGATTGGTTTGCAAAGCATTTCTTCTGATGCTTGCTTATCTTTTATTGTACCATACACTGCAGCAGTTGATGCAAAGACAATTCTTTTGATTCCCTTTTTTACGCAAAAATTCATTATCTCAAGTGTAGTATTGACATTTACATCATGGACTAGCATTGGATTGATGACTGATTTTGGTACACTTGCTATTGCAGCTTCGTGGAAAACTACATCAATGTCAGTAACATCAGATAGAAGACTTGTAATTTTTCTTGCATCGTCAACAATCATGTGTAATAATTTATTTTGTTTGTGGTGTTGTAAATTTGCAAGTGATCCCGTACTAAGATCATCTATAACATAGGTTTCTATTTCTCTACTTATTAGATTGTCCACAATATGGCTTCCAATAAAACCTGCACCGCCAGTGACTAGAGCTTTGGAAACTTTCATTGTGCGATTGTCTCCATTTTTTCTTTTTTATCATCATACAAATTTATCAAGTCAGCATATTCTTGTCTGAATTGTTGAACACATCTATCTAGTGTAAACTCTGTGTTTATTTTTATCAGAGAATCTTTTTCAAATTTTTTCCGTAACTCTTGATCTTGAAGTAAACGAATAATTCCTTTTGCCAGCTCACGCGGTCTCCTACTTCTTACCAATAGACCACAATCCCCCAAAGCTTCCCTTACACCTCCAACATCTGATGCCACAACGGCTTTTCCACATGCCATTGCCTCTATGACCGTAAACGGAAAACCTTCCATAATGC
Coding sequences within:
- a CDS encoding NAD-dependent epimerase/dehydratase family protein, with translation MKVSKALVTGGAGFIGSHIVDNLISREIETYVIDDLSTGSLANLQHHKQNKLLHMIVDDARKITSLLSDVTDIDVVFHEAAIASVPKSVINPMLVHDVNVNTTLEIMNFCVKKGIKRIVFASTAAVYGTIKDKQASEEMLCKPISPYGASKLSVENYLDAYSASYGLETVALRYFNVYGARQIMNDYSGVITIFTNQLLRRQTPTVHGDGKQTRDFVNVKDIVQANLLAMESKNAVGGIFNVATGKSITILQLLEVLKSITKTTEIVHKFGPQREGDIRHGLASIDKITSIGYAPKVSVDKGLVDVVEYLRTKSELLQGIN